The proteins below come from a single Miscanthus floridulus cultivar M001 chromosome 1, ASM1932011v1, whole genome shotgun sequence genomic window:
- the LOC136457237 gene encoding uncharacterized protein codes for MDTEAMPLLPPPPLRTRVAVAKRLPPRLSQKRPTEVVEVHADLQRGVASARADLKEPSTQGGATEAALTQEGEEAPPPRDGETHESDAAEVPLAAETTGTKVPGVSQVRATEAAAPRTIEAAAVGTGALATTEATMVEAGALETTEATMAEARAPGTVEADVNAARLSAQEVETRAAEALAAPLVQGRPPLRESAREVEVLLISSDDTSRAQEIASTKAAGVVEQPVPTPGEGSSALVRVRPEPRGWNHPLVLWQSRDDPESEPLFAIKDAAEGNRWDTFKQYR; via the exons ATGGACACGGAGGCCATGCCTCTGCTGCCACCACCACCTTTGCGAACAAGGgtcgccgtggcgaagcggttgccgccccgcttgag TCAGAAGCGACctacggag GTGGTGGAGGTGCATGCCGACCTACAACGTGGCGTGGCGTCAGCGAGGGCCGACCTGAAGGAGCCgtccacccaaggaggggctaccgaggcggccctgacacaggagggggaggaagcgcCTCCGCCACGCGATGGCGAGACCCATGAGTCAGATGCGGCCGAGGTTCCCTTGGCCGCCGAGACCACCGGGACCAAGGTCCCCGGGGTTTCACAGGTCAGGGCAACAGAGGCCGCGGCACCTaggaccatcgaggccgctgCGGTGGGTACCGGAGCCCTCGCAACCACCGAGGCTACGATGGTGGAGGCTGGAGCCCttgagaccaccgaggccacgatggcggaggctagAGCCCCTGGGACCGTCGAGGCTGACGTGAATGCGGCAAGGCTatcggcccaggaagtggagacgaGGGCCGCGGAGGCCTTGGCGGCCCCTTTGGTTCAAGGCCGGCCgccgttgcgggagagcgcccgggaggtggaagttcttctgatctcctccgatgatacttcccgggcgcaggAGATAGCCAGCACCAAGGCGGCCGGTgtcgtggaacagccggttccaaccccgggcgagggaagctcggccctcgtgcgggtgcggcccgagccccgcgggtggaacCACCCGCTTGTCCTATGGCAAAGCCGGGATGATCCTGAGTCAGAGCCTCTGTTTGCCAtcaaggacgcggccgagggcaaTCGCTGGGACACGTTCAAGCAGTACCgctag